The Cognaticolwellia beringensis genome segment TACTTGCGTTATTACAACAGATCGATCTTGACGGCGAAGTAGCGCAAATGCGTGAAGAGTTGCCTGAGATTGGTTCTGAAACTAAGCGTAAGAAAATCACTAAACGTTTAAAATTAATGGAAGCATTCGCAGCATCAGGTAACAAGCCTGAGTGGATGATCATGAACGTTTTACCAATTTTACCACCAGATTTACGTCCGTTGGTACCATTGGATGGTGGCCGTTTTGCTACCTCTGATTTGAACGATTTATACCGTCGTGTTATTAACCGTAACAACCGTTTAAAACGTCTTCTTGACCTAGTAGCACCAGATATCATCGTACGTAACGAAAAGCGTATGTTGCAAGAGTCTGTTGATGCATTACTAGATAATGGTCGTCGTGGTCGCGCAATTACCGGTTCTAACAAACGTCCTCTTAAATCACTTGCCGATATGATCAAAGGTAAGCAAGGTCGTTTCCGTCAGAACTTATTGGGTAAACGTGTAGATTACTCTGGTCGTTCTGTAATTACTGTTGGTCCAACACTACGTTTGCATCAATGTGGTTTACCGAAAAAAATGGCATTAGAGTTATTCAAGCCATTTATTTACGGTAAATTAGAAGCGCGTGGATTAGCCACAACAATCAAAGCTGCTAAGAAATTAGTAGAGCGCGAAGGCGCTGAAGTTTGGGATGTACTTGACGAAGTAATTCGTGAACATCCGGTTATGCTTAACCGTGCACCAACACTTCATAGATTGGGTATCCAAGCGTTTGAACCTGTCTTAATTGAAGGTAAAGCGATTCATTTGCATCCATTGGTTTGTGCGGCATATAACGCCGATTTCGATGGTGACCAAATGGCGGTACACGTACCGTTGACAATCGAAGCACAAATGGAAGCACGTACGTTGATGATGTCAACGAACAACGTACTTTCACCAGCGAACGGTGACCCTATCATCGTACCATCACAGGATGTTGTATTAGGTTTATATTACCTAACGCGCGATCGTGTTAATGGTTTAGGTGAAGGTATGATTTTTACCGACATCAAAGAAGCTGAAAAAGCATACCGTACAGGTTTTGCTGAACTTCATGCACGTGTAAAAATTCGTATTACTGAACATATTCGTAATGCTGAAGGCGTACTTGAACCGAAGACAACTTTACGTGATACGACAGTAGGCCGTGCAATCTTATGGCAAGTATGTCCAGACGGCATGCCTTATGATCTTATTGATCAGCCACTAGGTAAAAAGCCAATTTCAAAACTGATTAACCATGCGTACCGTAACTTGGGACTTAAAGATACTGTTATCTTTGCTGACCAAATTATGTATACAGGTTTCCACTACGCGATGATCGCGGGTGCTTCAGTTGGTATCGACGATATGGTTATTCCTGCGGCGAAATACACCATCATCGAAGATTCAGAAGAAGAAGTTAAAGAAATTCAAACTCAGTTCGAGCAAGGTCTTGTAACTCAGGGTGAAAAATACAACAAAGTAATTGATATTTGGTCTTCTGCCAACGAGAAAATCTCGAAAGCGATGATGGACAACTTATCAAAAGAAACAGTGATAAACCGTGATGGTGAGCCAGAAGAGCAAGACTCTTTCAACTCAATCTACATGATGGCGGATTCTGGTGCTCGTGGTAGTGCCGCTCAGATTCGTCAGCTTGCAGGTATGCGTGGTTTGATGGCTAAACCAGATGGTTCAATCATCGAAACACCAATCACCGCTAACTTCCGTGAAGGTTTGAACGTATTACAATACTTCATCTCTACTCATGGTGCGCGTAAAGGTTTGGCTGATACGGCATTGAAAACAGCTAATTCGGGTTACTTAACTCGTCGTTTAGTTGATGTTGCACAAGATTTGGTTGTTACCGAACATGATTGTGGCACATTAGACGGTCTACAAATGACACCATTGATTGAAGGTGGTGATGTTGTTGAGCCGTTACGTGAACGTGTTCTTGGTCGTGTTGTAGCTGAAGATGTTGTTAAACCAGGTACTGATGAAGTGTTATTACCGCGTAATACACTTATTGACGAAGCTTTATGTGATTTCATTGAAGAAAACTCAATCGATCAAATGAAAGTGCGTTCAATCATTACTTGTAAAACAGATTTTGGTATTTGTGCTCATTGTTACGGCCGTGATTTGGCTCGTGGTCATATGATCAACCAAGGTGAAGCGATTGGTGTTGTGGCAGCACAATCTATCGGTGAACCTGGTACTCAGTTAACCATGCGTACGTTCCATATCGGTGGAGCTGCATCTCGTGCATCTGCTGAAAACAACGTACAAGTTAAGAACACAGGTACACTGAAACTACAAAACGCTAAATTTGTAACTAACTCAGCAGATCACTTAGTGATTACTTCACGTTCATCTGAATTGACAGTAATTGATGAGCTTGGTCGTGAGAAAGAACGTTACAAAGTGCCTTACGGTACCATTCTTAATAAGAAAGATGGCGAAGCAATTACAGCAGGCGACATCATTGCTAATTGGGACCCGCATACGCATCCAATTATTACTGAGGTTGGTGGTAAGGTTCAATTCGTTGAACTTGTCGATGGCGTAACTATGGTTCGTCAAACTGATGAACTTACTGGTTTATCAAGTATCGTAGTCACTGAAGCTGGCCAACGTAACACCGCAGGTAAAGAAATGCGCCCTGCAGTTAAGTTAGTCGATGCTAAAGGCAACGATGTGATGATCGCTGGTACTGAAATTCCAGCACAGTACTTCTTACCAGGTAACGCGATTATTAACCTTGAAGATGGTGCAGAAGTTGGTATTGGTGATGCGTTAGCACGTATTCCACAAGCATCGTCAAAAACTCGTGATATTACTGGTGGTCTGCCACGTGTAGCAGATTTATTTGAAGCGCGTAAGCCTAAGCTTCCAGCTATCTTAGCTGAGAAAACAGGTATTATTGCTTTCGGTAAAGAAACTAAAGGTAAAGTGCGTTTACTTATCACTCAACCAAGTGGTGAAGTATACGAAGAGATGATCCCTAAAATGCGTCAATTAAACGTGTTTGAAGGTGAATCTGTACTTAAAGGTGAAGTTATTGCCGATGGTCCAGAGTCTCCACATGATATCTTGCGTTTACGTGGTGTTGCACCAGTAGCTAACTACATTGTTAACGAAGTACAAGAAGTATACCGTTTACAAGGTGTTAAGATTAACGATAAACACATTGAAGTTATCGTACGTCAAATGATCCGCAAGTGTGAGATTTTAGACGCCGGTGATAGTAACTTCCTTAAAGGTGAAATCCTAGAAGTTGCGCGTGTGAATATCTCTAATCGTGAGTTAGAAGCTGAAGGCAAACAACCAGCTGAATACGAAATGCAAATGATGGGTATTACTAAAGCATCATTAGCAACTGAGTCATTCATCTCGGCGGCATCTTTCCAAGAAACGACGCGTGTACTTACGGAAGCAGCAGTAGCTGGTAAGAAAGACAAACTTCGTGGCTTGAAAGAGAATGTTATTGTTGGTCGCTTAATCCCAGCCGGTACAGGTTACTCTTATCATCAAGAACGCGCGCGTGCTAAAAACGCCGTTCCTGTTGAAGAAGTTACAGTATCAGCTGACGACGCAGCGCAAGCACTAACAGATGCTTTGAATGCAGATTTATCGTCATAGTATTGATAAATCGGTTAAGAGCAATGTTTAACCTGTCTAATGCGAGTAAAGCTTGACAGGTTAAAGCTTGACCTATAGAATTCCGCGACCCTATATTCCGTACATTTGTGTATTGAATCTAAGGTCGCGGATTTTCACGTTTATAAGGGTGTAAATTTCCCCATTGATTGGAATTTACACAAATTTAACTAATCGGGAGCTATTTAATGGCAACTATTAACCAATTAGTACGTAAACCACGTGTAAGACAAGTAACTAAAAGTAACGTACCAGCGTTACAAGCTTGTCCACAACGTCGTGGCGTATGTACTCGTGTGTATACAACTACACCAAAAAAACCTAACTCAGCATTACGTAAAGTTGCTCGTGTTCGTTTAACTAACGGCTTCGAAGTTACTTCATACATCGGTGGTGAAGGTCACAACTTACAAGAACATAGTGTTATCTTGATTCGTGGTGGTCGTGTTAAAGATTTACCGGGTGTGCGTTATCACACCGTTCGTGGCGCACTAGATTGTTCTGGCGTAAGCGATAGAAGACAAGGCCGTTCTAAATACGGTGCTAAACGACCTAAATCTTAAGTTTCCCTTTCTGTACTTATCAAAAGATAAGTAAAAGAATAGAAACGTTAAGTAAGGCCAAATAACATATTACATTTTGGGTTTATCCTGAATATAACGGAGAATTAAGATGCCAAGAAGACGCGTCGTAGGGCAACGTAAAATATTGCCAGATCCTAAGTTCCACAACGAACTTTTAGCAAAATTCATCAACATCCTTATGGTTGATGGTAAAAAATCTACTGCAGAAAAAATTGTTTACGGTGCATTAGACATTTTAACTGAGAAAAACACTGAGAAATCTCATCTTGAGTTATTCGAAACAGCGTTAGACAACATCCGCCCACAAGTGGAAGTAAAGTCTCGTCGTGTTGGTGGTTCTACTTACCAAGTTCCAGTTGAAGTTCGTCCAGTGCGTCGTAATGCTCTAGCCATGCGTTGGTTAGTTGAAGCAGCTCGTAAACGTGGTGAAAAATCAATGGCTCAGCGCCTAGCTAACGAAATGTTAGATGCGTCTGACAGCAAAGGTTCAGCGGTTAAGAAACGTGAAGACGTTCACCGTATGGCCGAAGCTAACAAAGCATTCGCTCACTACCGTTGGTAGATACTATTCACTAGCAAAAATTGCTAGTTGTATAGTAATAAGTGTAATGCCGTGGTTATCATCGAGTATCTGTAAAGATACAAAGTGATAGCCACAACTGTTTTATAATCTGGGAAAAAATTCTCAGAAAGAGGAAGAAATTGTGGCACGTATAACCCCTATTGAGCGTTACCGTAACATTGGTATTTGTGCTCATGTCGATGCCGGTAAAACGACAACAACAGAAAGGGTACTTTTCTATACTGGTCTTTCACATAAGATCGGTGAAGTTCATGATGGCGCAGCCACTATGGATTGGATGGAACAAGAGCAAGAGCGTGGTATAACCATAACCTCTGCGGCTACTACTTGTTTCTGGAAAGGGATGGAAGCACAATTTGAAGATCACCATATCAATATTATTGATACCCCTGGTCACGTAGATTTTACGATTGAAGTAGAACGTTCTTTACGTGTATTAGATGGTGCTGTACTAGTATTGTGTGCATCTTCAGGAGTTCAACCACAAACAGAAACTGTTTGGCGTCAAATGGAGAGATACTCTGTTCCACGTTTAGTTTTTGTTAATAAGATGGACCGTACAGGTGCAGACTTCTTAGCTGTTGTTGAGCAACTTAATTCTCGCTTGAAAGCCAATGCAGTACCTATTCATTTAGCAATTGGTGCTGAAGAAGACTTTACTGGTGTTATCGACTTAATAAAGATGAAAGCCATTAACTGGAACGAAAGTGACCAGGGAATGACCTTCACTTATGAAGATATTCCAGCAGAGATGCAAGAACAAGCCGACCATTGGCATGAAAACCTTGTCTCTGAAGCTGCAGAAGCCTCTGAAGAACTAATGGATAAATACCTTGAAGAAGGTGATTTGTCCGAAGCAGAAATAAAATCTGCGCTACGTACCCGTACGCTAAACAATGAAATTGTCCTTTGTTCTTGTGGCTCAGCTTTCAAAAATAAAGGCGTACAAGCAGTACTTGATGCTGTCATAGAATTTTTACCTGCACCAACAGATGTTGAAGCGATAAAAGGTATTAATAATGACAAAAACGAAACTGAAGGCTGTCGTGAAGCCGATGATAAAGCGCCATTTGCTGCTTTAGCATTTAAAATTGCGACAGACCCGTTTGTCGGTACATTAACGTTCTTTCGCGTATATTCAGGTGTAGTAAAAACTGGTGACAGTATATACAATCCTGTTAAAGGCAAAAAAGAGCGCTTAGGTCGTATTGTGCAAATGCACGCGAATGACCGCAAGGAAATTAAAGAAGTACGTGCAGGTGATATAGCTGCGGCTATTGGTCTTAAAGATGTCACCACAGGTGATACTTTATGTGATGCGAATCACGTGATCACACTTGAGCGCATGGAATTTCCTGAGCCAGTAATTTCTGTAGCAGTTGAGCCAAAAACTGTCGCAGCCCAAGAAAAAATGGGTATTGCGTTAGGTAAATTGGCCGCAGAAGACCCGTCATTTAGAGTAGTCTCTGATGAAGATACGGGTCAAACCATCATTTCTGGTATGGGGGAATTACACCTCGATATTTTAGTTGAACGCATGAAACGTGAATTTGGCGTTGAATGTAATGTCGGTAATCCACAAGTGGCTTATCGCGAGACCATACGTTCATCAGTAGAAGTGGAAGGTAAATTTGTTCGTCAATCAGGTGGTCGTGGTCAATTTGGTCATGTTTGGTTGAAATTGGAACCTTTACCTGAAGGTAAGGGTTTTGAGTTTGTTAACGAGATTGTTGGTGGTACGATTCCAAAAGAATTTATCCCCTCAATTGAAAAGGGCTGTAGAGAGCAAATGGACAGTGGTGTTTTAGCGGGTTACCCGTTATTAGACATCAAAGTCACACTCTATGACGGTTCTTTTCATGACGTTGACTCTAACGAAATGGCGTTTAAAGTCGCTGCATCAATAGGTTTTAGACAAGGTGTGCTAAAAGCATCTCCGGTAATTCTTGAACCAATGATGAAAGTCGAAGTTATTACGCCAGAAGCAAACATGGGTGATGTTGTCGGCGATTTAAATCGTCGCCGTGGCATGATCGATGGCATGGACGAAGGTCCAGCTGGTTCGAAGGTAGTGAATGCACTTGTGCCACTATCTGAAATGTTTGGTTACGCTACGGCATTACGTAGTGCAACTCAAGGTCGCGCATCATATGCAATGGAGTTTCAGCAATATAGCGAAGCACCAAAAGCAGTTGCCGACAAAATAATTGAATCTTAGTAAGGCTTTTTGAAAGTCTGGCTCGGTCTTTTGGCCGGGCTTTTAATAAACTTTAAGGTAATTGAAAAATGGCTAAAGCAAAATTTGAACGTAATAAACCGCACGTTAACGTTGGTACTATCGGTCACGTCGATCACGGTAAAACAACTTTAACAGCTGCTATCTCTGCAGTATTAACTAAAGTTCACGGTGGTGAAGTTAAAGATTTCGCACAAATCGATAATGCTCCTGAAGAGCGTGAGCGTGGTATTACTATTAATACTTCTCACATCGAATACGATACAGAAATCCGTCACTACGCCCACGTAGATTGTCCTGGCCATGCTGATTACATCAAAAACATGATCACGGGTGCTGCACAAATGGATGGCGCTATCTTAGTAGTTGCTGCTACAGATGGTCCTATGCCACAAACACGTGAGCACATCTTGTTATCACGTCAAGTTGGCGTTCCATACATCATCGTATTCATGAACAAATGTGACATGGTAGATGACGAAGAATTACTTGAACTAGTAGAAATGGAAGTTCGTGAACTTCTTTCTGAATATGACTTCCCAGGTGATGACTTACCGGTAATTCAAGGTTCAGCTCTTGGTGCTCTTCAAGGCGAAGAGAAATGGGAAGCGAAAATCATTGAACTTGCTGACCAATTAGATACATACATTCCAGAGCCAGAGCGTGCAATCGACGGTGCATTCATCATGCCTATCGAAGATGTATTCTCAATTTCAGGTCGTGGTACTGTTGTAACAGGTCGTGTTGAGCGTGGTATCGTTAAAGTTGGCGATTCAGTAGAAGTTGTTGGTATCCGTGATACTCAAACTTCAACATGTACTGGTGTTGAAATGTTCCGTAAGCTTCTTGACGAAGGTCGTGCTGGCGAGAACTGTGGTGTTCTTTTACGTGGTCTTAAGCGTGAAGACGTAGAACGTGGTCAAGTTTTATGTCAACCTGGTTCAATTTTACCTCACACTAAATTCGAATCAGAAGTATACGTGTTATCGAAAGATGAAGGTGGTCGTCATACTCCATTCTTCAAAGGATACCGTCCACAGTTTTACTTCCGTACAACAGATATCACAGGTGCTGTAGAGCTTCCTGAAGGTGTTGAAATGGTAATGCCAGGCGACAACTTAAAGTTTGTTGTAGAGCTTATCAACCCAGTAGCGATGGACGAAGGTTTACGCTTCGCTATCCGTGAAGGTGGTCGTACTGTTGGTGCTGGTGTTGTATCTAAAATTATTGCTTAATAATTTTTAGACACCAAACCTTAAAAAAGACGCTTCGGCGTCTTTTTTGTTTTCAGTAGAGCCAGTCTCAGAGCATATAGGACGAAGCTTGGCGTCGAGTTTTTGGTGCAGGTGGTGCTGGTGGTGCAGGTGTTGTATCGCTTTTACCTTAAAGGATGTATTGCTTAATAATTTTTAGACACCAAACCTTAAAAAAGACGCTTCGGCGTCTTTTTTGTTTTCAGCAGAGCCAGTTTCAGAGCTTATCCGACGAAGCTTGACGTTGTGTTGTTGGTTCTGTATCTGCTCTTAACCATTACATTGCTTAATGTTAATTCACATTAAAACAACGCTAGTAGAGTTAATGCTACGCTAGGCTTCGTCAGTAATGAATGTAACGCATTAGATGTTGTGCTTACATTAACGGAGTATTGCTAAATTTTTGCTTACGTAGCGTTCTAA includes the following:
- the rpoC gene encoding DNA-directed RNA polymerase subunit beta'; this translates as MKDLLKFLKQQNQTEEFDGIRIGLASPDMIRSWSFGEVKKPETINYRTFKPERDGLFCARIFGPVKDYECLCGKYKRLKHRGVICEKCGVEVTLTKVRRDRMGHIELASPVAHIWFLKSLPSRIGLLLDMTLRDIERVLYFESYVVTEPGMTTLEKSQILTEEEYLDALEEHGDEFDALMGAEAVLALLQQIDLDGEVAQMREELPEIGSETKRKKITKRLKLMEAFAASGNKPEWMIMNVLPILPPDLRPLVPLDGGRFATSDLNDLYRRVINRNNRLKRLLDLVAPDIIVRNEKRMLQESVDALLDNGRRGRAITGSNKRPLKSLADMIKGKQGRFRQNLLGKRVDYSGRSVITVGPTLRLHQCGLPKKMALELFKPFIYGKLEARGLATTIKAAKKLVEREGAEVWDVLDEVIREHPVMLNRAPTLHRLGIQAFEPVLIEGKAIHLHPLVCAAYNADFDGDQMAVHVPLTIEAQMEARTLMMSTNNVLSPANGDPIIVPSQDVVLGLYYLTRDRVNGLGEGMIFTDIKEAEKAYRTGFAELHARVKIRITEHIRNAEGVLEPKTTLRDTTVGRAILWQVCPDGMPYDLIDQPLGKKPISKLINHAYRNLGLKDTVIFADQIMYTGFHYAMIAGASVGIDDMVIPAAKYTIIEDSEEEVKEIQTQFEQGLVTQGEKYNKVIDIWSSANEKISKAMMDNLSKETVINRDGEPEEQDSFNSIYMMADSGARGSAAQIRQLAGMRGLMAKPDGSIIETPITANFREGLNVLQYFISTHGARKGLADTALKTANSGYLTRRLVDVAQDLVVTEHDCGTLDGLQMTPLIEGGDVVEPLRERVLGRVVAEDVVKPGTDEVLLPRNTLIDEALCDFIEENSIDQMKVRSIITCKTDFGICAHCYGRDLARGHMINQGEAIGVVAAQSIGEPGTQLTMRTFHIGGAASRASAENNVQVKNTGTLKLQNAKFVTNSADHLVITSRSSELTVIDELGREKERYKVPYGTILNKKDGEAITAGDIIANWDPHTHPIITEVGGKVQFVELVDGVTMVRQTDELTGLSSIVVTEAGQRNTAGKEMRPAVKLVDAKGNDVMIAGTEIPAQYFLPGNAIINLEDGAEVGIGDALARIPQASSKTRDITGGLPRVADLFEARKPKLPAILAEKTGIIAFGKETKGKVRLLITQPSGEVYEEMIPKMRQLNVFEGESVLKGEVIADGPESPHDILRLRGVAPVANYIVNEVQEVYRLQGVKINDKHIEVIVRQMIRKCEILDAGDSNFLKGEILEVARVNISNRELEAEGKQPAEYEMQMMGITKASLATESFISAASFQETTRVLTEAAVAGKKDKLRGLKENVIVGRLIPAGTGYSYHQERARAKNAVPVEEVTVSADDAAQALTDALNADLSS
- the rpsL gene encoding 30S ribosomal protein S12, coding for MATINQLVRKPRVRQVTKSNVPALQACPQRRGVCTRVYTTTPKKPNSALRKVARVRLTNGFEVTSYIGGEGHNLQEHSVILIRGGRVKDLPGVRYHTVRGALDCSGVSDRRQGRSKYGAKRPKS
- the rpsG gene encoding 30S ribosomal protein S7, with translation MPRRRVVGQRKILPDPKFHNELLAKFINILMVDGKKSTAEKIVYGALDILTEKNTEKSHLELFETALDNIRPQVEVKSRRVGGSTYQVPVEVRPVRRNALAMRWLVEAARKRGEKSMAQRLANEMLDASDSKGSAVKKREDVHRMAEANKAFAHYRW
- the fusA gene encoding elongation factor G — protein: MARITPIERYRNIGICAHVDAGKTTTTERVLFYTGLSHKIGEVHDGAATMDWMEQEQERGITITSAATTCFWKGMEAQFEDHHINIIDTPGHVDFTIEVERSLRVLDGAVLVLCASSGVQPQTETVWRQMERYSVPRLVFVNKMDRTGADFLAVVEQLNSRLKANAVPIHLAIGAEEDFTGVIDLIKMKAINWNESDQGMTFTYEDIPAEMQEQADHWHENLVSEAAEASEELMDKYLEEGDLSEAEIKSALRTRTLNNEIVLCSCGSAFKNKGVQAVLDAVIEFLPAPTDVEAIKGINNDKNETEGCREADDKAPFAALAFKIATDPFVGTLTFFRVYSGVVKTGDSIYNPVKGKKERLGRIVQMHANDRKEIKEVRAGDIAAAIGLKDVTTGDTLCDANHVITLERMEFPEPVISVAVEPKTVAAQEKMGIALGKLAAEDPSFRVVSDEDTGQTIISGMGELHLDILVERMKREFGVECNVGNPQVAYRETIRSSVEVEGKFVRQSGGRGQFGHVWLKLEPLPEGKGFEFVNEIVGGTIPKEFIPSIEKGCREQMDSGVLAGYPLLDIKVTLYDGSFHDVDSNEMAFKVAASIGFRQGVLKASPVILEPMMKVEVITPEANMGDVVGDLNRRRGMIDGMDEGPAGSKVVNALVPLSEMFGYATALRSATQGRASYAMEFQQYSEAPKAVADKIIES
- the tuf gene encoding elongation factor Tu, translating into MAKAKFERNKPHVNVGTIGHVDHGKTTLTAAISAVLTKVHGGEVKDFAQIDNAPEERERGITINTSHIEYDTEIRHYAHVDCPGHADYIKNMITGAAQMDGAILVVAATDGPMPQTREHILLSRQVGVPYIIVFMNKCDMVDDEELLELVEMEVRELLSEYDFPGDDLPVIQGSALGALQGEEKWEAKIIELADQLDTYIPEPERAIDGAFIMPIEDVFSISGRGTVVTGRVERGIVKVGDSVEVVGIRDTQTSTCTGVEMFRKLLDEGRAGENCGVLLRGLKREDVERGQVLCQPGSILPHTKFESEVYVLSKDEGGRHTPFFKGYRPQFYFRTTDITGAVELPEGVEMVMPGDNLKFVVELINPVAMDEGLRFAIREGGRTVGAGVVSKIIA